The stretch of DNA TGTGTTCTAGGTATTCACAACCCCCCAGTAACTATTAAAAATATTGAATATTCAATTATTGAAAAAGGTTGGGAATCAGGTTGGGTTAATCCCGAACCACCACAAAAACGTACGGGTAAAAAAGTTACTGTAGTCGGTTCAGGTCCGGCTGGACTTTGCGCTGCTGCCCAACTTAATAAGGCAGGTCATTGGGTAACGGTTTTTGAACGGGCGGATCGTCCTGGGGGTCTGTTGATGTATGGCATTCCCAACATGAAGTTGGATAAGCAAGAAATTGTCATGCGTCGGATTCAACTTTTGGAAGCCGAAGGGATTAAATTTATCTGCAATACTGAGATTGGTAAGGATTTACCCGCACAACAATTACTCAAAGAGTTTGATTCGGTAGTACTGTGTACAGGTGCAACCAAACCAAGAGATTTACCCATTGAAGGTCGTTCTTTAAAAGGCATTTATTTTGCCATGGACTTCCTTACTGCTAATACTCAAGCACTCTTAGAAGGCAAAGACACTAGTATTTCTGCTGCTGGTAAAGATGTAGTTATTATTGGTGGCGGTGACACAGGTACAGACTGTGTTGGTACATCAGTTCGTCACGGTTGTCGCAGTTTAGTACAACTAGAAATCATGCCCCAACCGCCCCAAGAACGCGCTTCTAATAATCCTTGGCCCGAGTGGCCCAAAATTTACCGTCTCGATTATGGACAGGAAGAAGCTGCTGCTCAATTTGGGAGCGATCCTAGAGGCTATTTAACTACTGCAACCAAGTTTGAAGGAGACGAACAAGGACAAGTCAAAGCCGTTCATACTGTACAAGTACAGTGGGAAAAAGATACTAATGGTCGCTTTATTCCTCAACCCGTTCCTGGTACAGAACAAATTTTACCTGCTCAATTAGTTCTATTAGCAATGGGTTTTCTCGGGCCGGAACAACCTCTACTAGAAGCTTTAGGACTTGACAAAGATCCTCGAAGTAATATCAAAGCAGATTATGACAAATATACTACTAATATTCCTGGTGTCTTTGCAGCAGGGGATTGTCGTCGCGGACAGAGTCTAGTAGTGTGGGCATTTAACGAAGGTCGTGGTGTTGCCCGAGAATGCGATCGCTATTTGATGGGCAGTACAGATTTACCGTAAATAACATCAGTTAATTTATCTTTTTAGAAAACTTTGAAAGCAATAAGGCGATCGCCAAATTAAAGAAGCGATCGCCTTATTGCTTTCCTTCATCTTCGTCTTCATCTTGAGCTTCATTCAACATCAAAACATATTCATTTATTTGTTTGGCATAATGTAAAACTCTTGGTACTTCCAAACAATCTGCATATTGTAAAATCTCTTTTCTCGATTCGTGAGCGATTGCAGCTAATTCTGTGAGATTATCTTCTGGTTGATGGTAAGCAATAGTTATTTCTACAAGCAATGGATGTCCCCAACTTTTTTCTGGATTTTTAATTTTTGAATCCGAGTTTTGTCCGCTCATTTGTGCGCTTTTACTTCCCAAGCTATAAAATACGCGATCGCTTTTTTCTTTTTTAAATAAACCCGTGACAAATCCTGATATTTTTTCTGCGTCTACAGCAAACCATTCTGGTGTTTCGCTATTTCGCAATCGTATTACTCTTAAATCTTTAAATTCTTCAAAAAACGGCTCGTTTCTTTCGCCAAAAGATAATCCTTGGTTAGATATTTGTGTATCTTGTAACCAAGACCAAGCTTGACGAATATTCTCTGCTTTACAATAAAGTATTGTTGGTTTATTTCTTAGCTCTTTGGTTTTGAGGGTATCCTTAATAAAGTTTCGGACTCTACATTTACCAGTAGAATCGTTTTTCCAGCCTTCCGCCTCATCAATTTTAGTTAGTGCTTCACGATAAGACATCCATTGACTGCCAGGAAAAATTGCTTCTATTTGTTGTGAATTTGAACTCATCTTAACGATCACTGGCAAAATTAAGGATTGATTATTGATTGTAGTTTCACCTGTTTTATTTACTAACCATAGTGCTACTTCATTAATCGGAGTATCGCTATCTAAATTACTTAGTTTTAGATTAGAAGGTGCAATTCTTACTCCTAACTGTCGTAACAAATCCATCAAGCTAGTAATAGCTTTATGTTTATAGCTTTTTCTTTCTGGAGTAATAAACTTGCTGACAAAACCCAACTTAGCAAACCCTAATTTAATTGCATTTTTAGGATCGCGCCAAGGAGAATATTTTTTAGTTTTTGGGGTAAATTTATAGATTTCCTGACCATAAAGTTCGATCCATACTGCTGTCAGTTCGGAAATATTATCTGTATTAGATTGAACTATCTCTTCGATTTCGGTAATTCTTTGATTAGTAGCTTCAATGATTGTCGGATTATTTGGCTTTTTGTCGAGAGATAAATTTAATTCTTGTGCAATTCCTCTCATCTCTTGAGTTTTAATATTAATAGTTAAGCCTTCAGGAAAATCATAACTACTTTCTTCAAGTTGTTGAATTCCCAAACAATATTGAATAGCTTTGAGGCGATCTGTTAAGTTATATTCTTTGATATACCACAGCCAAAAAGTTAAATGATTAATACCAGAATTGACAATAGCAGTTCTTAATGCTGATTGCCATTGTTGTTGTTATACTTTAAAATTATCAAGTTTTATTCCAAATTCCTCATCCGTTTCTTCTGGCTTTAGCTTTAGTTTTTTTAATTCTTCTTGTTGCTTTTCAATTAATTGTTGTTTTCTTAGTTGATATTCTGTTTCTGATTCTCTTTTTTTACGCTTGCATTTTCTTAATTCAGTTTCTTGTGTCTCAATAAATCTTTTCTTTCTATTTTCAAATTCCTTTTCTGTTTCTGCTTTTTGTTTAACTATCGGTTCATCAAAACTCCTCTTAGGTTTAGCTAAATCGAAATATTGTTTTGATTGTCCGCTATAGCTACAATTTTCACGTTGATATGATATTGTCTCAAAATGGTTTTTAACAAAATTAATTTTGTTTATTTGTGCAAATAAATTTTGAACATTCAGACTTGGTAATCCTTTTCCCACCTGATGCTGTGGTGTCATTCCTTCTTTAAAAACTACTCCAACACAATTTTTATCATTAGAATTATTTTGGAAATAATTGACTGGATTAGATAATATTTCTTGTGGAGTGGTGGATAGCAAATTTAATTCTGTTAAGAGTTGAGTTATTCTATTTTTATTTTCCCAGTCAGGTATCCATTGAATTTTTTTGTTAACTGTTTGCTTATACTTTTTTATTGGATAGGAGACAAAGCATTTACTGAAATTATTAGGGTTAACTTCTTTACCCCATTGTAACTCTGCCAATATATAAGCATTACTGGAATGGCTATGAGATAGCTTAGAATTAGGAAAACTTAACCATCTTCTAATGCTAGGTTTGATATGTATCTCTGGATAGGATTGATGGGGTACAGTTTTGACTTTTATTGTTAGGACTATTGAGTAGTAATAAATTGTTTCTTCTATTGTCGCCCTAATCGGATTCCAAGATATTAA from Stanieria cyanosphaera PCC 7437 encodes:
- the gltD gene encoding glutamate synthase small subunit, translated to MGKPTGFIEYLREEPSELAPRDRIRNWDEFHLPMPEANLKTQAARCMDCGTPFCHTGITISGMASGCPINNLIPEWNDLIYRGLWREALDRLHKTNNFPEFTGRVCPAPCEGSCVLGIHNPPVTIKNIEYSIIEKGWESGWVNPEPPQKRTGKKVTVVGSGPAGLCAAAQLNKAGHWVTVFERADRPGGLLMYGIPNMKLDKQEIVMRRIQLLEAEGIKFICNTEIGKDLPAQQLLKEFDSVVLCTGATKPRDLPIEGRSLKGIYFAMDFLTANTQALLEGKDTSISAAGKDVVIIGGGDTGTDCVGTSVRHGCRSLVQLEIMPQPPQERASNNPWPEWPKIYRLDYGQEEAAAQFGSDPRGYLTTATKFEGDEQGQVKAVHTVQVQWEKDTNGRFIPQPVPGTEQILPAQLVLLAMGFLGPEQPLLEALGLDKDPRSNIKADYDKYTTNIPGVFAAGDCRRGQSLVVWAFNEGRGVARECDRYLMGSTDLP
- a CDS encoding RNaseH domain-containing protein; this encodes MVNSGINHLTFWLWYIKEYNLTDRLKAIQYCLGIQQLEESSYDFPEGLTINIKTQEMRGIAQELNLSLDKKPNNPTIIEATNQRITEIEEIVQSNTDNISELTAVWIELYGQEIYKFTPKTKKYSPWRDPKNAIKLGFAKLGFVSKFITPERKSYKHKAITSLMDLLRQLGVRIAPSNLKLSNLDSDTPINEVALWLVNKTGETTINNQSLILPVIVKMSSNSQQIEAIFPGSQWMSYREALTKIDEAEGWKNDSTGKCRVRNFIKDTLKTKELRNKPTILYCKAENIRQAWSWLQDTQISNQGLSFGERNEPFFEEFKDLRVIRLRNSETPEWFAVDAEKISGFVTGLFKKEKSDRVFYSLGSKSAQMSGQNSDSKIKNPEKSWGHPLLVEITIAYHQPEDNLTELAAIAHESRKEILQYADCLEVPRVLHYAKQINEYVLMLNEAQDEDEDEGKQ
- a CDS encoding pPIWI_RE module domain-containing protein, with amino-acid sequence MVYQTISGVALRLKANLQPQTYYGLQIKDSEEAIQYLKLLTAHRNKQSVDETSIPVKSLYQALRLIPGLIHIEDFQQEFLAYSPQTINSRYISAIINYWIELEFPDKPTNKKKQGITADEREEAKSFFSEDNLIWSPKTVLYSSNFNTHSNGTANLINDDFILLSYIIAAELTKPENTFTIDGQPLKFYRTTSSRFQPIELISWNPIRATIEETIYYYSIVLTIKVKTVPHQSYPEIHIKPSIRRWLSFPNSKLSHSHSSNAYILAELQWGKEVNPNNFSKCFVSYPIKKYKQTVNKKIQWIPDWENKNRITQLLTELNLLSTTPQEILSNPVNYFQNNSNDKNCVGVVFKEGMTPQHQVGKGLPSLNVQNLFAQINKINFVKNHFETISYQRENCSYSGQSKQYFDLAKPKRSFDEPIVKQKAETEKEFENRKKRFIETQETELRKCKRKKRESETEYQLRKQQLIEKQQEELKKLKLKPEETDEEFGIKLDNFKV